A genomic window from Micromonospora violae includes:
- a CDS encoding SLATT domain-containing protein: MLAESQNGAPGDPLQVYRALAEDSVKKLRDHYDWRAKWHRRLFRFTGILVIVVSASLPLLAGFSYPGKNLVIAVSGVVIATATALRTFYQWDQMWALLRRTHFGLIEASNQWRLAFGRAEATADPAEREQRAYAATEALLAKIEGIRSAETEKFFSSLAFPEESALTGQPFRP; the protein is encoded by the coding sequence TTGCTCGCCGAGTCGCAGAACGGGGCTCCCGGCGATCCGTTGCAGGTCTACCGTGCGTTGGCCGAAGACAGCGTCAAGAAGCTCAGAGACCATTACGACTGGCGGGCGAAATGGCACCGTCGACTGTTCCGGTTCACCGGCATCCTGGTCATCGTGGTCAGTGCGTCGCTGCCACTGCTCGCCGGTTTCAGCTACCCGGGCAAGAATCTGGTAATCGCGGTGTCGGGCGTGGTCATCGCCACGGCCACCGCGCTGCGCACCTTTTATCAGTGGGATCAGATGTGGGCGCTGTTGCGGCGTACCCATTTCGGGCTCATCGAGGCGAGTAACCAGTGGAGACTCGCTTTCGGTCGCGCCGAGGCGACCGCTGATCCGGCCGAACGGGAGCAGCGCGCCTACGCGGCGACAGAGGCGCTGTTGGCGAAAATCGAAGGCATCCGCAGTGCCGAGACGGAGAAGTTCTTCAGCTCGTTGGCCTTCCCGGAGGAATCCGCGCTGACGGGTCAGCCGTTCCGCCCCTGA
- a CDS encoding glycerophosphodiester phosphodiesterase family protein, with product MSSEDHWLLDTPIAHRGLTGHNRPANSLAAFEAAAAAGYACELDVQLTRSGELVVVHDYELTALTGAAIATAELTPTDRERLRLEGTDQQIPTLSQVLDLVAGRVPLLIELKRPTLNLNFDLVDEVLRLTADYPGRYAVESFDPLLVAALRIAVRKLPSQRRVPVGRICGLLRTAGPLTRVVGRSMVSNLVTRPDFLAYEVDGFPSGLTAWWRRRGVPVIAWPVASPEREMFARQYSDNIVFSGYRPSHGQHLAS from the coding sequence GTGTCGTCCGAGGACCATTGGCTGCTCGACACCCCGATCGCGCACCGCGGGCTGACCGGCCACAATCGACCCGCCAACTCGCTCGCGGCGTTCGAGGCGGCCGCCGCCGCGGGCTACGCCTGCGAACTGGACGTGCAGCTCACCCGCTCCGGCGAACTCGTCGTCGTCCACGACTACGAGTTGACAGCGCTCACCGGTGCGGCGATCGCCACCGCGGAGCTGACCCCGACCGATCGGGAACGGCTCCGCTTGGAGGGCACCGACCAGCAGATTCCCACGCTGTCGCAGGTGCTGGACCTGGTCGCCGGACGGGTGCCCCTGCTGATCGAGCTGAAACGGCCGACGCTCAACCTCAACTTCGACCTCGTCGACGAGGTGCTGCGGCTGACGGCCGACTACCCGGGGCGGTACGCCGTCGAATCCTTCGACCCGTTACTGGTGGCGGCGCTGCGGATCGCGGTGCGCAAGCTGCCGTCGCAGCGCCGCGTGCCGGTGGGGCGCATCTGCGGGCTGCTGCGCACCGCCGGGCCGCTGACCCGGGTGGTGGGCCGCAGTATGGTCAGCAACCTGGTCACCAGGCCCGATTTTCTGGCCTACGAGGTGGACGGATTTCCGTCCGGGCTGACGGCGTGGTGGCGTCGACGGGGTGTTCCGGTGATTGCCTGGCCGGTCGCCTCACCGGAGCGGGAGATGTTCGCCCGTCAATACTCGGACAACATCGTATTCTCCGGCTATAGACCGTCGCATGGGCAGCATCTAGCATCGTGA
- a CDS encoding YccF domain-containing protein has translation MIRFVLNVLWLVFGGGIVLAAGYGIAALICFLLVVTIPFGVASLRLAVYSLWPFGRTLVPKPGAGVGSGLANILWVVLAGWWLALSHILAGIALCVTIIGIPFGIANFKLVPAAFWPLGREVVDAP, from the coding sequence GTGATTCGCTTCGTACTGAATGTGTTGTGGCTCGTCTTCGGCGGTGGCATCGTCCTGGCCGCCGGCTACGGCATCGCCGCGCTGATCTGCTTCCTACTGGTCGTCACCATCCCGTTCGGCGTCGCGTCGCTGCGCCTCGCGGTCTACTCGCTGTGGCCCTTCGGTCGCACCCTGGTGCCCAAGCCAGGCGCGGGCGTCGGCTCCGGGCTGGCGAACATTCTCTGGGTGGTGCTGGCCGGATGGTGGCTCGCGCTCTCCCACATCCTCGCCGGCATCGCCCTCTGCGTCACGATCATCGGGATCCCGTTCGGCATCGCCAACTTCAAGCTCGTCCCGGCCGCGTTCTGGCCGCTCGGCCGCGAGGTCGTCGACGCACCGTGA
- the helR gene encoding RNA polymerase recycling motor ATPase HelR — MSVFELPDHLSPKADPALIAHDERHFAALGQSLAHLSTDLSERLDTARRAPGGKGRQAVDRDEEVRRLTARLRSLSRYGLDLCLGHMVEAGNPEPIYVGRRGLTDTTGRRLLLDWRSPAAEPFFGATHANPMGLTSRRRYRWTRGKISDYWDEVFTPDGLVGHAAALDDQSAFIASLGSARSTRMRDVLSTIQADQDAIIRAGSAGALVVDGGPGTGKTVVALHRTAYLLYSDPRLNQRRGGVLFVGPHQPYLAYVADVLPSLGEEDVQTCTVRDLVPEGAAALVDSDPEVARLKSSADLVRAIDAAVRFYEDPPVAPMTVTVGDSDVRLSADDWADAFQAPGPGTPHNEAREEIWEELITILTGRYDGDEPDDVLRASLLRNRELRATVNRAWPLLDPADIVGDLWSVPAYLRRCAPWLTPAEVRTLQRDEPRAWTVSDLPLLDAARQRLGDPERSRRSRRHDPTAAMEREHMARVVDELLAADAYDDGEGLLTMLRQPDLRDVLADDSALPDADPDLLAGPFAHIVVDEAQELTDAQWQMLLARCPSRSFTIVGDRAQARHGFTESWQERLKRVGLDRVTLAALNINYRTPEEVMAAAEPIIRAVLPDANVPTSIRSNGLPVVHGLVADLDSILDTWLAAHNDGIACVIGDPNFPATDRVRSLSPEQAKGLEFDLVVLIDPETFGTGIEGAVDRYVAMTRATQQLVLLTSTSTPEVRGRC, encoded by the coding sequence ATCTCCGTGTTCGAACTCCCCGATCACCTCTCCCCCAAGGCCGACCCGGCGCTCATCGCCCACGACGAGCGGCACTTCGCGGCCCTGGGGCAGAGCCTCGCGCACCTGAGCACCGACCTGTCCGAACGCCTCGACACCGCACGCCGGGCACCCGGCGGCAAGGGCCGGCAGGCCGTCGACCGGGACGAGGAGGTACGCCGGTTGACGGCCCGCCTGCGCTCGCTGAGCCGCTACGGGCTGGACCTGTGCCTGGGCCACATGGTCGAGGCGGGCAACCCCGAGCCGATCTACGTGGGACGTCGCGGCCTCACCGACACCACGGGTCGGCGGCTGCTGCTCGACTGGCGCTCACCCGCTGCCGAGCCGTTCTTCGGCGCGACCCACGCCAACCCGATGGGCCTGACGAGCCGCCGCCGGTACCGGTGGACCCGCGGCAAGATCAGCGACTACTGGGACGAGGTGTTCACCCCGGACGGGCTCGTGGGGCACGCCGCCGCGCTCGACGACCAGTCCGCGTTCATCGCCAGCCTGGGCAGCGCCCGGTCGACCCGGATGCGCGACGTGCTCAGCACCATCCAGGCCGACCAGGACGCCATCATCCGGGCCGGATCGGCCGGCGCCCTCGTCGTCGACGGCGGTCCGGGCACCGGGAAGACCGTCGTCGCCCTGCACCGCACCGCGTACCTGCTCTACTCCGACCCGCGCCTCAACCAGCGCCGGGGTGGGGTGCTCTTCGTCGGGCCGCACCAGCCCTACCTGGCCTACGTCGCCGACGTTCTGCCCAGCCTCGGCGAGGAGGACGTACAGACCTGCACAGTGCGCGACCTGGTCCCCGAGGGGGCAGCGGCACTCGTCGACAGCGACCCGGAGGTGGCCCGGCTGAAGTCCTCGGCCGACCTGGTCCGGGCGATCGACGCGGCCGTCCGGTTCTACGAGGACCCGCCGGTCGCCCCGATGACGGTCACGGTCGGCGACTCCGACGTCCGGCTGAGCGCCGACGACTGGGCCGACGCGTTCCAGGCGCCGGGCCCCGGCACCCCCCACAACGAGGCACGCGAGGAGATCTGGGAAGAGCTGATCACGATCCTCACCGGCAGGTACGACGGTGACGAACCGGACGACGTGCTCCGTGCCTCGCTGCTGCGTAACCGGGAGCTGCGGGCGACGGTCAACCGTGCCTGGCCCCTGCTCGACCCGGCAGACATCGTCGGTGACCTGTGGTCGGTGCCGGCGTACCTGCGCCGCTGCGCGCCGTGGCTCACCCCGGCGGAGGTCCGCACGCTGCAACGCGACGAGCCCCGGGCCTGGACGGTGTCCGACCTGCCGCTGCTGGATGCCGCCCGGCAGCGGCTCGGCGACCCGGAGAGGTCGCGGCGCAGCCGTCGGCACGACCCCACCGCCGCCATGGAGCGCGAGCACATGGCCCGGGTGGTCGACGAACTGCTCGCGGCCGACGCCTACGACGACGGCGAGGGCCTGCTGACGATGCTGCGCCAACCCGACCTGCGTGACGTCCTGGCCGACGATTCCGCCCTGCCGGACGCCGATCCGGACCTGCTCGCCGGCCCGTTCGCGCACATCGTCGTGGACGAGGCGCAGGAGCTGACCGACGCCCAGTGGCAGATGCTGTTGGCGCGCTGCCCGTCGCGCAGCTTCACCATCGTGGGCGACCGCGCCCAGGCCCGGCACGGGTTCACCGAGTCGTGGCAGGAACGCCTCAAGCGGGTCGGGCTCGACCGGGTCACCCTGGCCGCACTGAACATCAACTACCGGACGCCCGAGGAGGTCATGGCGGCGGCCGAGCCGATCATCCGGGCCGTGCTCCCCGACGCCAACGTGCCGACCTCCATCCGCAGCAACGGGCTCCCCGTCGTGCACGGATTGGTCGCCGACCTGGACTCGATCCTCGACACCTGGCTCGCCGCACACAACGACGGGATCGCCTGCGTGATCGGCGACCCGAACTTCCCGGCCACGGACCGGGTCCGGTCACTGAGCCCAGAGCAGGCGAAGGGCCTCGAATTCGACCTGGTCGTGCTCATCGACCCGGAGACGTTCGGCACCGGCATCGAGGGTGCGGTCGACCGTTACGTCGCGATGACCCGGGCCACCCAACAACTCGTGCTGTTGACGAGCACCTCCACGCCAGAGGTGCGGGGGCGATGTTGA
- a CDS encoding TIR domain-containing protein, whose amino-acid sequence MCWTDGPTDHSQSPLSTVGLRSHQRCTSFGRATIGTAWRHNPNLDKFAAFISYRTQHDHELARELQHVLERQVRAWYQARSVRVFRDQSNLAAGADAWERIRTELERSAWLILLARPESAESRWVRREVDWWLTNRDATSLFIVITAGEVVWDVDDFNWAVTDALPRAEMEGKTGKEPLHVTLRDLPHDPALRAERVDEAAATIGATIRGLSKDQLFGAHLREQSRTRRITQAVLAALTLLAVAAGSGAVIAAQQRNSAVAQTLVATSRQLVAESTAIRDTQPDLARQLLVQAYRMSPTSQAIGALVMSPSIPRVVHTADYSDDVAFSAGRPVFASASRAEVNLYSTAGGLAPEKLSTITGGSASPAAVAFSPDDRLLAIADADGPLRIYDVTDVRHPTQVDTLGVLDAEEIAFSAQAPLLVAMDGAEQVSVIDITKPSEARTMSTLPGSSTGGGLNSAVAISPNGRLVAAQNEDTLVLWDISTPTRPRRTATLAIPGSAAMFHPGGNVLAVGGEDDTTRLIDVSDPRAPFTIATVSGQRLGIGAVAFSSDGETLATGAGDATVALWDVTDRLRPALGTVLKGHTGSIRAVALSPDDRIVASAGADGPPESPNGSDQLNGTVRLWNVAGTRRASEAAAIDSHDGSTPAFSADGKLLAGGFPSTIWELSESGLPRDLGTVPTFNQGQYAVRFAPNRSVLVAGMPPRAWDLSDPRKPRELSPRSSESDGVSVLRFSPNGELLATSSVGSEVQLWSMTDVAAPRHLAGLPGSTAAAIAFNNDGRLLATVDTEGSVVVWDISRPGQPTQRGTIEIVDARTTAIDFATRDQVLYVGTSAGAVTSWSVQDPDRPDRRGEIARHNGAVDGLVHHPSRAMVASASDDGARLFDVSDVTRPVEVAALADGRTFSSADLAFSPDGRLLAVTGSGGLSLWDVDSDTLLRRLCAQSQPITADQWSQYLADEPYDPPCRT is encoded by the coding sequence GTGTGCTGGACAGATGGGCCAACCGACCACTCTCAAAGTCCTCTGTCGACAGTAGGCTTGCGCTCTCACCAACGCTGCACCTCATTCGGGAGGGCTACGATCGGCACAGCGTGGAGGCACAATCCCAACCTCGACAAGTTCGCGGCCTTTATCTCGTACCGAACTCAGCATGATCATGAATTGGCCCGCGAGTTGCAGCACGTGCTGGAGCGGCAGGTCCGCGCGTGGTACCAGGCGAGGTCGGTGCGGGTGTTTCGCGACCAGAGCAACCTGGCGGCGGGCGCTGATGCCTGGGAGCGGATCCGCACCGAGCTGGAGCGATCGGCCTGGTTGATCCTGCTCGCGCGTCCCGAGTCGGCAGAGTCTCGTTGGGTGCGCCGCGAGGTGGACTGGTGGCTGACGAATCGCGACGCCACGAGCCTCTTCATCGTCATCACTGCCGGCGAAGTGGTCTGGGATGTCGACGACTTCAACTGGGCGGTCACCGATGCGCTGCCTCGCGCAGAAATGGAAGGGAAAACCGGGAAAGAGCCCCTGCACGTCACCCTTCGAGACCTGCCCCATGACCCGGCGCTTCGGGCTGAACGCGTCGACGAGGCCGCAGCCACCATCGGCGCCACCATCCGTGGTCTATCCAAGGATCAACTGTTCGGTGCCCACCTCCGGGAGCAGAGTCGCACGAGACGGATAACGCAGGCGGTGCTCGCGGCGCTCACCCTCCTTGCCGTCGCCGCTGGGAGCGGCGCCGTCATCGCCGCGCAGCAACGAAACTCGGCTGTCGCTCAAACGCTCGTCGCCACGTCACGCCAACTCGTCGCGGAGAGCACCGCCATCCGCGACACTCAGCCAGATCTTGCTCGCCAACTGCTGGTTCAGGCCTACCGGATGTCGCCCACCAGCCAGGCGATCGGCGCACTGGTCATGAGCCCAAGCATTCCCCGCGTCGTACACACGGCCGATTACTCGGACGACGTGGCTTTCAGCGCCGGACGACCCGTCTTCGCGAGCGCGTCACGAGCCGAGGTGAATCTGTACAGCACGGCCGGGGGTCTTGCCCCGGAGAAGCTGTCGACGATCACGGGCGGCTCCGCGTCACCGGCCGCTGTCGCGTTCAGTCCCGACGACCGTCTCCTGGCCATCGCCGACGCCGATGGCCCCCTGCGGATCTACGACGTGACTGACGTGCGCCACCCCACGCAGGTCGATACCCTCGGCGTTCTCGATGCCGAAGAGATAGCCTTCAGCGCGCAAGCCCCACTGCTGGTCGCGATGGACGGGGCCGAGCAGGTGAGCGTCATCGACATCACGAAGCCGTCAGAGGCCCGGACGATGTCGACGCTGCCCGGATCATCCACCGGAGGTGGGCTCAACAGCGCCGTCGCCATCAGCCCCAACGGCCGGTTGGTGGCGGCGCAGAACGAGGACACGCTCGTCCTCTGGGACATCTCGACGCCCACCAGACCGAGACGAACCGCGACTCTTGCCATCCCAGGAAGCGCCGCCATGTTCCATCCCGGTGGCAACGTCCTCGCTGTCGGCGGCGAAGACGACACGACGCGACTGATCGACGTATCCGATCCCCGCGCCCCGTTCACGATCGCGACCGTCAGCGGTCAACGGCTTGGCATCGGAGCGGTGGCCTTCTCGTCCGACGGAGAAACTCTCGCGACCGGCGCTGGCGACGCCACCGTGGCGCTGTGGGACGTGACGGACCGGCTGCGGCCCGCGCTTGGCACGGTACTCAAGGGACACACCGGCAGCATCCGAGCAGTGGCACTGAGCCCGGACGATCGGATCGTCGCGTCCGCAGGCGCAGACGGCCCGCCTGAGTCACCGAACGGATCGGACCAGCTCAACGGCACAGTGCGGCTCTGGAACGTCGCCGGGACACGCCGCGCGTCCGAGGCGGCGGCCATCGACTCCCACGACGGATCGACACCAGCGTTCAGCGCCGACGGCAAGCTCCTCGCGGGTGGATTTCCGAGCACGATCTGGGAGCTCAGCGAATCTGGTCTACCGCGTGACCTCGGGACCGTGCCGACCTTCAATCAGGGCCAGTACGCCGTCAGGTTCGCTCCGAATCGGAGCGTACTGGTAGCGGGCATGCCACCTCGGGCCTGGGACCTCAGCGATCCGCGTAAGCCACGTGAACTCTCGCCGCGCTCGTCGGAGAGCGACGGCGTGTCGGTCCTGAGGTTCAGTCCGAACGGCGAACTGCTCGCGACCAGCAGCGTCGGGAGCGAGGTACAGCTGTGGAGCATGACCGACGTGGCTGCCCCACGCCACCTCGCCGGACTGCCCGGATCAACCGCCGCAGCAATAGCCTTCAACAACGACGGTCGGCTCCTCGCGACGGTCGACACCGAAGGATCGGTCGTTGTGTGGGACATCTCCCGGCCGGGGCAGCCGACCCAGCGGGGCACGATTGAGATCGTGGACGCCCGAACGACGGCCATAGACTTCGCGACGCGCGACCAAGTGCTCTACGTCGGAACCTCTGCTGGTGCGGTGACCAGCTGGAGCGTCCAAGACCCTGATCGACCCGATCGGCGCGGGGAGATCGCGCGTCACAACGGCGCCGTCGATGGTCTCGTCCATCACCCGAGTCGCGCGATGGTGGCCAGCGCGAGCGACGACGGGGCCCGCCTTTTCGACGTCAGCGATGTGACCCGACCGGTCGAGGTCGCCGCCTTGGCCGATGGACGAACGTTCAGCTCCGCCGACCTCGCCTTCAGTCCCGACGGCAGGCTCCTCGCCGTCACCGGCAGCGGGGGTCTCTCGCTCTGGGACGTTGACAGCGACACCCTACTGCGACGGCTCTGCGCCCAGTCGCAACCGATCACGGCCGACCAATGGTCTCAATACCTGGCGGACGAGCCGTACGACCCGCCGTGCAGGACGTGA
- a CDS encoding serine hydrolase domain-containing protein codes for MLATAVVVAVGAAGCGAPQHNPAPHIGAPAAPVSGVGSALTGTDVNAWLDGLLPAALDRTGIAGATVAVVKDGKIVTTRGYGYADTGAGGKGAVPVDPDRHLFRMGSVSKLVTATAVLQLVQSGKLDLDADVETYLDFDLPRRYERAVTLRHLLTHTAGFEERIAGLIGTDGGNIDLRKALVTDPPEQIYEPGTVPAYSNYSNALAGYIVERVSGTRFEEYVHRNILDRAGMPSSTFEQPLPAALRDRMSNGYDTSAGPAAPFEIVGTPPPGALSAPATDMARFMIAQLGEPVGFTPLLDQPTRELMQRPALDSTSLGTLADGPRMTLGFFTEDRNGHRILGHGGDTKYFHSHLQIYPDDRAGIFLSLNSNGSGALDSHELRQSVVNGFADRYFPARDDQSTTGVDPATTARHAALAAGTYESSRAVRSNFLTAIGLVGRTTVSVTDDDRLLIEPGPLSDSPARYEEVAPWVWREVGGQRTIAMRATDDRVEAISFDSAFALLPVEPARASSVAVPVLVLSTVVLLLTVLSWPVGAIVRRRLGRAPRERAGRTARILSRVAVAGTLLAFAGWVLSIGSIVSLQDVPGAVLRTIQVLQLVGLLGVLPAAVRLVDDVRRHVGWRRITASGLILVALTGAGWFAVEFHLLAPSISY; via the coding sequence GTGCTGGCGACAGCTGTCGTCGTCGCCGTGGGCGCCGCCGGCTGCGGCGCGCCCCAGCACAACCCCGCACCGCACATCGGCGCTCCGGCGGCACCCGTGAGCGGGGTGGGTTCCGCCCTGACCGGCACCGACGTCAACGCCTGGCTCGACGGCCTGCTGCCGGCCGCGCTCGACCGTACCGGCATCGCGGGGGCCACCGTCGCCGTCGTCAAGGACGGCAAGATCGTCACAACCCGGGGGTACGGGTACGCCGACACCGGTGCCGGCGGCAAGGGGGCGGTGCCGGTCGACCCGGACCGGCACCTGTTCCGGATGGGATCGGTGTCGAAGCTCGTCACCGCCACGGCCGTGCTGCAACTCGTGCAGAGCGGGAAGCTCGACCTCGACGCCGACGTCGAGACGTACCTCGATTTTGATCTGCCGCGCCGCTACGAGCGGGCCGTCACCCTGCGGCACCTGCTGACGCACACCGCCGGCTTCGAGGAGCGGATCGCCGGCCTCATCGGCACCGACGGCGGCAACATCGACCTGCGCAAGGCCCTGGTGACCGACCCACCGGAGCAGATCTACGAGCCCGGCACCGTCCCCGCGTACTCCAACTACAGCAACGCGCTCGCCGGCTACATCGTGGAACGGGTCAGCGGCACGCGCTTCGAGGAGTACGTCCACCGCAACATCCTGGACCGCGCGGGCATGCCGTCGTCGACGTTCGAACAGCCGCTCCCGGCGGCGCTGCGCGACCGGATGTCCAACGGGTACGACACCTCCGCCGGGCCGGCCGCGCCCTTCGAGATCGTGGGCACGCCCCCACCCGGTGCCCTGAGCGCCCCGGCGACGGACATGGCGCGATTCATGATCGCCCAGCTCGGCGAGCCGGTGGGCTTCACGCCTCTGCTGGACCAACCGACCCGCGAGCTGATGCAGCGGCCGGCACTGGACTCGACGTCGCTGGGCACGCTGGCCGACGGACCCCGGATGACCCTCGGCTTCTTCACGGAGGACCGCAACGGTCACCGGATCCTCGGCCACGGCGGGGACACCAAGTACTTCCACTCCCACCTGCAGATCTACCCCGACGACCGGGCCGGCATCTTCCTGTCCCTCAACAGCAACGGCTCCGGCGCCCTCGACAGCCACGAGCTTCGCCAGTCGGTCGTCAACGGCTTCGCCGACCGCTACTTCCCCGCCCGCGACGACCAGTCGACCACCGGCGTGGACCCGGCGACCACCGCCAGGCACGCCGCGCTGGCGGCCGGCACGTACGAGTCCTCGCGGGCGGTACGGAGCAACTTCCTGACGGCGATCGGCCTGGTCGGTCGGACCACGGTCAGCGTCACCGACGACGACCGGTTGCTGATCGAGCCGGGTCCGCTCTCCGACTCCCCCGCCCGGTACGAGGAGGTGGCGCCCTGGGTCTGGCGTGAGGTCGGCGGGCAGCGCACGATCGCCATGCGGGCGACCGACGACCGGGTGGAGGCGATCAGTTTCGACTCCGCGTTCGCGTTGCTGCCCGTCGAACCCGCCCGCGCCTCCTCGGTGGCCGTCCCGGTGCTGGTCCTGTCGACCGTCGTGCTGCTCCTCACGGTCCTGTCGTGGCCGGTCGGCGCGATCGTCCGCCGTCGGCTCGGCCGCGCTCCCCGGGAGCGGGCGGGGCGGACCGCGCGGATCCTGAGCCGCGTCGCCGTCGCCGGCACACTGCTCGCGTTCGCCGGTTGGGTGCTGAGCATCGGCAGCATCGTGAGCCTCCAGGACGTTCCCGGCGCCGTCCTGCGCACCATTCAGGTGCTGCAACTGGTCGGTCTGCTCGGCGTGCTGCCGGCCGCGGTCCGGCTGGTCGACGACGTGCGACGCCACGTCGGCTGGCGGCGGATCACCGCCAGCGGCCTGATCCTGGTCGCTCTCACCGGCGCGGGTTGGTTCGCCGTGGAGTTCCATCTGCTCGCGCCTAGCATCTCCTACTGA
- a CDS encoding sensor histidine kinase, with the protein MRDHTDTEPGTPRLTKWLDGRLTRLGVTGVFARDCLLATALTVLTFVLLTALFWFVAPEDGVSFDPARAWLLVAICCAQAMLLCLRRVRPLLCLALIVGLQLPIIGISLPEATIRGVAPFVVAYTVGLSLPGRRALLAVGAAVVAESIGAAVVVTPDLLTAVAYVSASALTYASAAFVGGYVATYRRYVELVRVRADEAIQEQRTKVQAAIGAERSRMARELHDVAAHHLSGMVVQAAAVERLIDRDPEAAKAGVAWIRSQGKETLDNLRLVVGVLRGRPGHEGGDGAAPVPGLGMLDDLVRTAGDLTGPVEFVREGEQRDVSPIADVALYRIAQESLSNARQHAPGAPARVILRFEPRSVSLEVVNEPATARGVPAARTGGVGLVGMRERAQLIGATFTAGPTAAGGWSVTATLPTNGPATTRAKEEAPA; encoded by the coding sequence ATGAGGGACCACACCGACACCGAACCCGGCACACCGCGACTGACGAAGTGGCTCGACGGTCGGCTCACCCGGCTCGGGGTGACCGGGGTGTTCGCACGGGACTGCCTGCTGGCCACGGCGCTGACCGTCCTGACTTTCGTCCTGCTCACGGCGCTGTTCTGGTTCGTGGCACCGGAGGACGGGGTGTCGTTCGACCCGGCGCGGGCCTGGCTGCTCGTGGCCATCTGCTGCGCGCAGGCGATGCTGCTGTGCCTGCGTCGGGTCCGACCACTGCTCTGCCTCGCGCTCATCGTCGGCCTCCAACTGCCCATCATCGGCATCTCCCTACCCGAGGCGACAATTCGGGGCGTCGCCCCGTTCGTGGTGGCGTACACCGTCGGGTTGTCGCTGCCGGGTCGGCGGGCGCTGCTGGCCGTCGGCGCGGCCGTGGTGGCGGAGTCGATCGGGGCGGCCGTGGTGGTGACGCCGGACCTGTTGACGGCCGTCGCGTACGTCTCGGCGAGCGCCCTGACGTACGCCAGCGCGGCCTTCGTCGGCGGCTACGTGGCCACCTACCGGCGTTACGTGGAGCTGGTCCGGGTGCGGGCGGACGAGGCGATCCAGGAGCAGCGGACGAAGGTCCAGGCGGCGATCGGCGCGGAACGCTCCCGGATGGCCCGGGAGCTGCACGACGTGGCGGCCCACCACCTCTCCGGGATGGTCGTGCAGGCGGCGGCGGTCGAGCGGCTGATCGACCGGGACCCGGAGGCCGCGAAGGCCGGCGTGGCGTGGATCCGGAGCCAGGGCAAGGAAACCCTGGACAACCTGCGGCTGGTCGTCGGTGTGCTGCGCGGCCGGCCGGGGCACGAGGGTGGCGACGGTGCCGCCCCGGTGCCGGGGCTGGGCATGCTCGACGACCTCGTCCGCACCGCGGGTGACCTCACCGGGCCGGTGGAGTTCGTCCGGGAGGGCGAGCAACGCGACGTGTCGCCGATCGCCGACGTCGCGCTCTACCGGATCGCGCAGGAGTCGCTCAGCAACGCCCGCCAGCACGCCCCGGGCGCTCCGGCGCGGGTGATACTCCGCTTCGAGCCCCGCTCGGTGTCGCTGGAGGTGGTGAACGAACCCGCCACGGCACGGGGCGTACCGGCGGCGCGGACCGGAGGCGTCGGCCTGGTGGGCATGCGTGAGCGCGCCCAACTGATCGGTGCGACGTTCACGGCCGGGCCGACGGCCGCCGGTGGCTGGTCGGTCACCGCGACCCTCCCGACGAACGGTCCCGCCACCACGCGGGCGAAGGAAGAGGCTCCAGCATGA
- a CDS encoding response regulator — protein sequence MIRVMLVDDQAVVRAGFRVILEQDGEIEVVAEASSGSAAVELARRLQPDVICMDVRMPHGDGLTATRQIVAESSGTPPAVLVVTTFDLDEYVFGALESGASGFILKDCEPEDLIEAIRRLASGYGLVDQAVTRRVISEFARRTPAPRSDAAAAHQLTARETEIVELLAQGLSNVEIAERLFIETSTVKSHLGRAMAKIGARDRLQTVVWAYQNGVVHR from the coding sequence ATGATCAGGGTGATGCTCGTCGACGACCAGGCGGTCGTCCGCGCCGGCTTCCGCGTGATCCTGGAGCAGGACGGTGAGATCGAGGTCGTGGCGGAGGCGTCGAGCGGGTCCGCCGCGGTCGAGCTGGCCCGCCGGCTGCAACCGGACGTGATCTGCATGGACGTCCGGATGCCGCACGGCGACGGCCTCACCGCGACCCGCCAGATCGTCGCCGAATCGTCCGGTACGCCACCGGCGGTGCTGGTGGTGACGACCTTCGACCTCGACGAGTACGTCTTCGGCGCGTTGGAGTCCGGTGCCAGCGGGTTCATCCTCAAGGACTGCGAGCCCGAGGACCTGATCGAGGCGATCCGTCGCCTCGCCAGTGGGTACGGGCTCGTCGACCAGGCCGTCACCCGTCGGGTGATCTCGGAGTTCGCCAGGCGTACGCCCGCTCCCCGCTCCGACGCGGCGGCGGCGCACCAGCTGACCGCGCGGGAGACCGAGATCGTGGAGTTGCTCGCGCAGGGCCTGTCGAACGTCGAGATCGCCGAGCGGCTCTTCATCGAGACCAGCACTGTCAAGTCGCACCTCGGGCGTGCCATGGCGAAGATCGGCGCGCGGGATCGGCTACAGACCGTCGTGTGGGCGTACCAGAACGGTGTGGTCCACCGGTGA